CATCACCTGCGCGCCTCTTACCAGAACGGCTGGCGCTTCCCCTCGTTGTTTGAGGCCTTGTCGTTTGTGAACAACGGCAACGTGCGCCGGGTGGGCGGCCTGGCCCGCGTAAACCGGGGCCTCAACTACCTCGACAACTCTTACACCCTGGCGTCGATTTCGACTTTTAACGCGGCCGTGAATGCCTACGTGGCCGCCAACGCTGGCACCACGGCCCAGCAGGCCGCGTTGCGCCCCGAAATCCGGGAGCGGCTGCAAGTGGCCAACCTGACTACCCAGGAGCCCGAGCAAATCAACGCCTACGAGGTGGGCTACCGCAGCGTGCTGCTCGACAACCGCCTGTCCATCGACGCCGACGCCTACTACAACATCTACTCCGGCTTTCTGGGGCAGGTGGAGGTGAGCGTGCCCAAAAACGCCGCCGGCCAGCAGGTAGGCGTGGGCTCCGACGAGGCCGTGCTGGCGGCCCTGGCCACCAACCGCGCCACCCGCCAGGACCGGTACCGCGTGTACACCAACGCCCGCAACCGGTACCGCAGCTACGGCTCCACGCTGGGCCTGACCTACAACTTCTACCAGAAATTCACGCTCGGCGGCAACGTCAACTTCAACGACATTTCCGACAACCAGCAGGCCGACATCTTCGTGACCGGCTTCAACACCCCGCGCTGGGTAACCAACCTGAGCTTCGGCAACCGCGAAGTAGTGCCCAACCTGGGCTTCAACGTGGTGTGGCGCTACCAGACCAGCTTCCAGTGGGAAAGCCCCCTGGCCAACGGCCGGGTGCCCGCCTTCCAGACCCTGGATGCCCAGGTGAACCTGCGCGTGCCAGCGCTGAAGTCGACCGTGAAAGTGGGTGGCACCAACCTGCTCAACAACCGCTACTACCAGTACGCGGCCGGCCCCACCATCGGGGGGCTGTACTACGTGGCCCTCACGTTTGACAACACCGTGCTCCGCTAGATGCCTCACCCCAACCCCTCTTCGAGAGAGGGGCTCTAACTCTAGTTTTTAAAGCTTACTAGGGTTTAGAACTAGCTAAAATTTAGAGCTAGAGCCCCTCTCCCCCGGAGAGGGGTTGGGGTGAGGCAACACAACTAAAGCTACCGATGAAACGCTTACTTCCCCTTGTCTCCCTCCTACTGCTGCTGGCCGGGCCTGCCCTGGCCCAGAAACAGTACGTGCGCCAGCAGCAAACCTGGGTGGGCGTGTTCAACCAAACGCGGTTTGCGCCGCGCTGGGGCACCTGGACCGACCTGCACCTGCGCCTGCACGAGCGGTTTGTGCAGGATGTGTTCCAAGGCATAGCGCGGGTGGGCCTCACCTACTACCTCACCGACGACGTGCGCCTGACTGCCGGCTACGCCTACGTGCACCACTTCCCGGAGGGCGCGCGCCGCGTCAGCCAGGCCGAGCACCGGCCCTGGCAGCAGGTGCAGTGGTTTACGAAGTTTCCGCAGGCCCGCCTCATGCAGTGGGTGCGGCTGGAGGAGCGGTTTCGGCGCACCATCCGGGAGCAGCAGCCCACCGACGAGTTTGACTTCAACTACCGCGTCCGCTACAACGCGGCCCTGTTCGTGCCCCTGACCAAGCGGGGCTTCGAACCGGGCGGCCTGCAATTTCTGCTCAACAATGAGGTGATGATGAATTTCGGCCGGGAGATTCGCCTGAACTACTTCGACCAGAACCGGCTGTTTGCGGGCGTGGTGTACCAACTCAACCGGCACGCCCAGCTGCACGGCGGCTACATGCACCTGTTTCAGCAGCTGCCCGCCGGCAGCACCTACCGCAACCAGCACACCATCCGGCTTTTTTACTTCCACAACCTTGACCTGCGGCCCACCCCGCCGCCCGTCCCTTCTCCTTCCGCCCCCTAGTCTCATGGCTGATAATCAGAAACTTTCCGAAGTCGAGCACGTCAAGGACGCCAGCCGCTACCTGCGCGGCACCCTGGCCGAAAGCCTTGAAAACCCCATCACCGGCGCCCTTTACCCCGACGATACCCACCTGATCAAGTTTCACGGCTCCTACCAGCAAACCGACCGGGACCTGGACTCGGAGCGGAAGCGCCAGAAGCTGGAGCCCCTGTACTCGTTTATGATTCGGGTGCGGGTGCCGGGCGGCGTGGCCACGCCCGCGCAGTGGCTGCGCATGGACGAGCTGGCCGACGAGTACGCCAACGGCACGCTCAAGCTCACCACCCGCCAGGCCTTCCAGCTCCACGGCGTGCTCAAGCGTGACCTGCAGCAGACCATCCAGGGCTTCAACGAGGCCCTGCTCGACAGCATTGCCGGCTGCGGCGACGTGAACCGCAACGTGATGCTTAACCCCAACCCCCACCAGAGCCGGGTGCACGCCGAGGCCTACGAGGTGGCCCGCCACATCAGCACCCACCTCACGCCCCGCACTTCGGCCTACTGGGAGCTGTGGCTGAACGGGGAACCCCAGTTCAGCAGCGCCCCCAACGAGGGCGAAGAGGACGCCGAGCCCATCTACGGCAAAACCTACCTGCCGCGCAAGTTTAAGATTGCCCTAGGCATTCCGCCCCACAACGACACCGACATCTTCGCCAACGACATCGGGCTGATTGCCGTGGAGGAAAACGGCCGGCTGGCGGGCTTCAACGTGGCCGTGGGCGGCGGCATGGGCATGACCTTCGGGATGTCCGACACCTACCCGCGCCTGGCCGACATTATCGGCTACGTGCCGGCCGGGCAAGTGGTGGACGTGTGCGAGAAAATCGTGACCATTCAGCGCGACTGGGGCAACCGCGAAAACCGCAAGTTCAGCCGCCTCAAGTACACCCTGGACCGGGTGGGGCTGGACGTGTTCCGCGGGGAGCTGCACCAGCGCCTGGGCTACGCCCTGGAGCCCGCCCGCCCCTACCAGTTTCGCTCCTCCGGCGACGCCTTCGGCTGGGCCATTCAGGCCGATGGCCGGGCCCACCTCACCTTGTTTGTGGAGGGCGGCCGGGTGGCCGACCGACCCGGCTCGGAGCTGAAAACCGCCCTGCGCGAAATTGCCCGCTTCCACCAGGGCGACTTCCGCCTCACCGGCAACCAGAACCTGATTCTGGCCAACATTGCGCCGGAGCACCGGCTGGCGGTGCAGGCCCTGTTGCAGGAACACGGCGTGCCCGTAGAAGCCAACGACGCCCTCACCGGCCTGCGCCGCGGGGCCCTGGCCTGCGTGGCCCTGAACACCTGCACCCTGGCTTTTGCCGAGGCCGAGCGGTATCTTCCGCAGCTTTTGGATAGATTAGATGGCGTGATGCGCCAGCTGGGCCTGAGCCAGGACGACATTCTGCTCCGAATGACGGGCTGCCCCAACGGCTGCGCCCGCCCCTACCTGGGCGAAATCGGGCTGGTAGGCCGGGCCGTGGGCCGCTACAACCTCTACCTCGGCGCCGCTTTCAACGGAGAGCGGCTGAACAAGCTCTACCAGGAAATGCTGGACGAAGACGGCATCGTGGCGGCCCTCACGCCCCTGCTCGCCGACTACGCCCAAGGCCGCCAGCCCCAGGAACGGTTCGGCGACTTTGTAATCCGCCGCGGCTACGTACACGCCACTACGCACGGGCTTGATTTTCACCAGTAACCGTACCGGAACCTCACCCCCTAGCCCCCTCTCCACAAGAGAGGGAAGACTAGCTCTAGAGAACTAGCAACTAGTTCCCCCTCTCTTGTGGAGAGGGGGCTAGGGGGTGAGGTCCACAGCCACAACCAACCCCTATGTCCTTTTCTTTCACCCCCATGCCGCAGCCGGAACCTCCCCCGCAATCTGGCAGTAACCGGCTGTTCCCGGTGTTTCTGAAGCTGGAGCAGCTGCACGTGCTCCTGGTGGGCGGGGGTGCCGTGGGGCACGAGAAGCTGGCGGCCATGCTGGGCAACAGCCCCGAGGCCCGCGTAACGGTGGTGGCTACCTGGTTTTCGCCCGAGCTACGCCTGCTGGCCCAGCACCACCCCCTGGTGCAGCTGCGCGAGCAGGCCTACCACCCCACCGACCTGGTGGGACACGATTTGGTTATCGTGGCCACCAACGATAAGGAGCTGAACCTACGCGTGAAGGCCGATGCCACCCGCCAGCGCCTGCTCTGCAACGTGGCCGACACCCCCGACGCCTGCGACTTTTACCTGGGCTCCATTGTGCAGAAGGGCGACCTGAAAATTGCCATCAGCACCAACGGCAAGTCGCCGACCATTGCCAAGCGCCTGCGCGAGGTGCTCACCCACACCCTGCCCCACGAGTTGCACGACGTGCTCCAGCACATGACCGTGATTCGGGAGAAAGTGGGCGGCGACTTCGCCAACAAGGTAAAAGCCCTGAACGCCGTGACGGCCGAGCTGGCCGGGGGGCCGGCCTACGAGTCGCCGGCGGCGGCGCGGTGGCGGCGCCTGGCTACGGCCTCGCTGCTGGCGTTTGCGGCCCTGCTGGTGTTCAACATCCTGTCGTACTACGTGACGTGGTGGCAGGTGTGGGACACGGCCACCCACGCCGATACCTTCTGGATTTTCGTGGCTATCGGCTTCGGGGCCCAGCTGATTGATGGGCTGCTGGGCATGGGCTACGGCGTGGTGACGGCCATCAGCCTGATGAGCCTGAACATCTCGCCGGCCGCCGTCAGCGCCAGCATCCACACCGCCGAAATGTTTGCCAGCGGGGCCTCAGGCTACCACCACTACCGCTTCGGCAACGTCAACCGCAAGCTGTTCAAGGTACTGCTCATTCCGGGCGTGCTGGGTGCCATTACGGGCGCCTATCTGCTTTCCCACTTCGGCGAGAAGTACAGCAGCTACGTGAAGCCCCTGCTGGCCGTGTACCTGCTGCTGCTGGGGGTGCGCATCATCTACAAGGCCTTTGCCCAGCTGGGCCCGCGCAAAAAGCACCGCAAGCTGGGGCTGCTGGCCGCCGCCGGGGGCTTCCTCGACTCGTTTGGCGGGGGTGGCTGGGGGCCGCTGGTTACCAGCACGCTCATTGCCGGGGGCCGCACCCCGCAGTACGTCATTGGCTCGGTGAGCGTCACCGAGTTTTTCGTCACGTTTGCCAGCGCCGTTACCTTCTTTGCCGCCATCG
This region of Hymenobacter sp. YIM 151500-1 genomic DNA includes:
- a CDS encoding TSUP family transporter, translated to MSFSFTPMPQPEPPPQSGSNRLFPVFLKLEQLHVLLVGGGAVGHEKLAAMLGNSPEARVTVVATWFSPELRLLAQHHPLVQLREQAYHPTDLVGHDLVIVATNDKELNLRVKADATRQRLLCNVADTPDACDFYLGSIVQKGDLKIAISTNGKSPTIAKRLREVLTHTLPHELHDVLQHMTVIREKVGGDFANKVKALNAVTAELAGGPAYESPAAARWRRLATASLLAFAALLVFNILSYYVTWWQVWDTATHADTFWIFVAIGFGAQLIDGLLGMGYGVVTAISLMSLNISPAAVSASIHTAEMFASGASGYHHYRFGNVNRKLFKVLLIPGVLGAITGAYLLSHFGEKYSSYVKPLLAVYLLLLGVRIIYKAFAQLGPRKKHRKLGLLAAAGGFLDSFGGGGWGPLVTSTLIAGGRTPQYVIGSVSVTEFFVTFASAVTFFAAIGISHWQIILGLIIGGVAAAPLAARLAGRLPVRWMFVGVGLMVIVWSLWALRKLFM
- a CDS encoding DUF2490 domain-containing protein, whose amino-acid sequence is MKRLLPLVSLLLLLAGPALAQKQYVRQQQTWVGVFNQTRFAPRWGTWTDLHLRLHERFVQDVFQGIARVGLTYYLTDDVRLTAGYAYVHHFPEGARRVSQAEHRPWQQVQWFTKFPQARLMQWVRLEERFRRTIREQQPTDEFDFNYRVRYNAALFVPLTKRGFEPGGLQFLLNNEVMMNFGREIRLNYFDQNRLFAGVVYQLNRHAQLHGGYMHLFQQLPAGSTYRNQHTIRLFYFHNLDLRPTPPPVPSPSAP
- a CDS encoding NADPH-dependent assimilatory sulfite reductase hemoprotein subunit produces the protein MADNQKLSEVEHVKDASRYLRGTLAESLENPITGALYPDDTHLIKFHGSYQQTDRDLDSERKRQKLEPLYSFMIRVRVPGGVATPAQWLRMDELADEYANGTLKLTTRQAFQLHGVLKRDLQQTIQGFNEALLDSIAGCGDVNRNVMLNPNPHQSRVHAEAYEVARHISTHLTPRTSAYWELWLNGEPQFSSAPNEGEEDAEPIYGKTYLPRKFKIALGIPPHNDTDIFANDIGLIAVEENGRLAGFNVAVGGGMGMTFGMSDTYPRLADIIGYVPAGQVVDVCEKIVTIQRDWGNRENRKFSRLKYTLDRVGLDVFRGELHQRLGYALEPARPYQFRSSGDAFGWAIQADGRAHLTLFVEGGRVADRPGSELKTALREIARFHQGDFRLTGNQNLILANIAPEHRLAVQALLQEHGVPVEANDALTGLRRGALACVALNTCTLAFAEAERYLPQLLDRLDGVMRQLGLSQDDILLRMTGCPNGCARPYLGEIGLVGRAVGRYNLYLGAAFNGERLNKLYQEMLDEDGIVAALTPLLADYAQGRQPQERFGDFVIRRGYVHATTHGLDFHQ